A part of Desulfotomaculum nigrificans DSM 574 genomic DNA contains:
- the pheA gene encoding prephenate dehydratase: MRRIAYLGPQGTFSEQAAKKFLGEEQAEMFPCRTLYEVCRGVADGTYTQGVLPLENLLEGSVNPVLDLLLDFPLISIQAEIMLPVVHHLLARTDSTFSDIRTVLSHPQALAQCRGYLNRELPGAELVPVESTARAAQQVAKGSKDMAAIGSLATATHYQLQVLARDIQDRPNNCTRFVVVGLGHVPDQNASYKNVRYKTSLVISMIDRPGALYSILKEFSRQGINLTRIESRPAKTYLGEYIFFIDLEGHTQQPELKEALPKVAALCQTIRILGCYPACSLSTCFNYSRTEESLDQLRADIDIIDRQVIELLGKRLRLVRKIGKLKKNPACVRDPGREAQVISRIRRLAFDYGISEDVIESVYRILMDHFVDIQIKQITS; encoded by the coding sequence ATGAGAAGAATTGCTTATTTGGGGCCGCAGGGGACTTTTTCTGAACAAGCTGCTAAAAAATTTTTGGGTGAGGAACAAGCTGAAATGTTCCCCTGTCGAACATTATATGAAGTATGCCGGGGAGTAGCCGATGGCACTTATACCCAGGGGGTTCTTCCTTTAGAAAATCTGCTTGAAGGCTCGGTCAATCCGGTGCTGGACTTATTACTGGATTTCCCTCTTATAAGTATCCAGGCTGAAATAATGCTGCCGGTGGTTCATCACTTGTTGGCCCGGACTGACAGTACTTTTTCAGATATAAGAACTGTTCTTTCCCATCCTCAGGCTCTGGCCCAGTGCCGTGGTTACCTAAATCGTGAACTGCCGGGTGCTGAACTGGTGCCGGTGGAAAGCACTGCCCGGGCTGCCCAGCAGGTGGCTAAGGGAAGCAAAGACATGGCGGCCATTGGGTCGCTGGCCACTGCCACACATTATCAACTGCAAGTATTAGCGCGAGATATCCAGGATCGACCTAATAATTGCACGCGTTTTGTGGTTGTCGGACTGGGTCATGTTCCTGATCAGAATGCTTCTTATAAGAATGTTCGCTACAAAACGTCCCTGGTTATCTCCATGATTGACCGGCCCGGTGCCCTGTATAGCATATTGAAGGAGTTTTCCCGGCAGGGAATTAATTTGACCCGTATTGAATCCCGTCCGGCCAAAACCTACCTGGGAGAGTATATTTTCTTTATTGATCTGGAAGGACACACACAGCAGCCTGAATTAAAGGAAGCGTTACCGAAAGTTGCTGCCCTGTGCCAAACAATTAGGATTTTAGGTTGCTACCCCGCCTGTAGCTTAAGTACCTGTTTTAACTATAGCAGAACAGAAGAATCTTTAGACCAACTCCGGGCGGATATTGATATTATCGACCGGCAAGTAATTGAGTTGCTGGGTAAGAGGCTACGGCTTGTGAGGAAAATTGGCAAGTTAAAGAAAAACCCCGCCTGTGTCCGGGACCCAGGCAGGGAAGCTCAGGTCATATCCAGGATACGCCGGTTGGCATTTGATTATGGTATTTCTGAGGATGTTATAGAATCAGTTTACCGGATACTTATGGACCATTTTGTTGACATTCAGATAAAGCAGATCACATCTTAA
- the aroF gene encoding 3-deoxy-7-phosphoheptulonate synthase, producing MVVVMQPQAGEEHVLEVESRLTAVGFRTHVIYGVKRTVIAAVGDRRVIESLDLEALPGVEKVVPIMKPFKLASREVKEESTVIKIKDVAIGAKELSIIAGPCAVESRDQLMEAAYAVRRAGAKLLRGGAFKPRTSPYSFQGMEEEGLKLLAEASELTGLVTVSEVVDEESLELAQNYIDILQIGTRNMQNFRLLKAAGKSGKPVLLKRGLSATVEEWLMAAEYIIAEGNPNVILCERGIRTYEPYTRNTLDLSAVPLVKGLSHLPIIVDPSHATGKRDLVLPMAMAAVAAGADGLLIEMHPDPARALCDGPQSLSPGEFARLMERLKPLAAAVNRSI from the coding sequence ATGGTAGTAGTTATGCAACCCCAAGCAGGAGAAGAGCATGTTTTAGAGGTGGAATCCAGATTAACAGCGGTGGGGTTCCGGACACATGTTATTTATGGGGTAAAACGAACTGTCATAGCGGCAGTGGGTGATCGCCGGGTCATCGAGTCTCTGGATTTAGAAGCCTTACCGGGGGTGGAAAAAGTGGTTCCCATTATGAAACCTTTTAAACTGGCTAGCCGGGAAGTAAAAGAGGAAAGCACCGTCATCAAGATAAAGGACGTGGCCATTGGAGCTAAGGAACTGTCTATTATTGCCGGCCCCTGTGCGGTTGAAAGTAGAGACCAACTGATGGAGGCAGCATATGCAGTGCGCCGGGCAGGGGCAAAACTTTTACGGGGTGGGGCCTTTAAACCCCGCACGTCTCCCTATAGTTTCCAGGGTATGGAGGAGGAAGGGTTGAAATTGCTGGCCGAAGCATCGGAACTCACTGGTCTGGTTACGGTCAGTGAGGTTGTTGATGAGGAAAGTTTAGAGCTGGCCCAGAATTATATTGACATATTGCAAATTGGTACCCGGAATATGCAAAACTTCCGGTTATTAAAAGCCGCTGGTAAATCGGGCAAACCCGTTCTATTAAAAAGAGGGCTGTCTGCCACAGTGGAAGAGTGGTTAATGGCGGCGGAATATATCATTGCCGAAGGAAACCCCAACGTAATTCTCTGTGAAAGAGGTATCAGAACTTATGAACCCTATACCAGAAATACATTGGACTTGAGTGCTGTTCCATTGGTAAAAGGGTTAAGTCACTTGCCAATTATCGTAGATCCCAGCCATGCCACCGGCAAACGGGATCTGGTGCTGCCTATGGCCATGGCCGCGGTTGCTGCCGGCGCGGATGGACTTTTAATAGAAATGCATCCTGACCCGGCCCGAGCCCTTTGTGACGGCCCCCAATCCCTCAGTCCCGGGGAATTTGCCCGGCTGATGGAAAGATTAAAGCCACTTGCTGCGGCAGTTAATAGAAGCATTTAG
- a CDS encoding MFS transporter encodes MNIAQRLDRLPLIPAHWSILMATGIGWMFDAMDVGLVSFVMPALQKDWHLLPTELGLIGSLGMIGMAIGAAVSGSLADRWGRRTVILFTLVLFGLATGLAGLATGLTMMLVARFLVGLGLGGELPVASTLVSELSPASVRGRMVVLLESFWAWGWIIAALVSYLLIPQYGWRIAFLIGVAPALFAAYMRKIIPESPRFLQQVGRYEEADAIVSRLEQAAGIKTEVKDTGTDLVKEKKFPLAELWSDSLRRRTLTLWILWLGINFGYYGFVTWIPTLLVGKGFLIIKSLQYVLIMTLAQLPGYFSAAYLIEVIGRKAVLIIYLTGTAVAAYFFGQSSTVIQIMIWGCFLYFFSLGAWGAVYAYTPENYPTRARGTGSGWAAAVGRVGAIAAPYLVGFIYQSLGKENGYISVFVMLTAVFAVTALVVLILGVETLEKPLEE; translated from the coding sequence TTGAATATTGCCCAAAGACTTGACCGCCTGCCACTTATTCCGGCCCACTGGTCAATTCTTATGGCCACAGGCATAGGTTGGATGTTTGATGCTATGGATGTGGGACTGGTATCCTTTGTGATGCCTGCCCTGCAGAAGGACTGGCACTTGCTGCCAACGGAGTTGGGCTTAATTGGCAGCCTCGGCATGATTGGCATGGCCATTGGGGCAGCGGTAAGCGGCAGCTTGGCAGACAGATGGGGCAGACGGACGGTGATTCTGTTTACCCTGGTATTGTTTGGATTGGCCACCGGCCTGGCCGGTTTAGCCACAGGGTTAACCATGATGCTGGTGGCCAGGTTTTTGGTGGGCCTTGGGTTAGGTGGCGAATTACCCGTGGCTTCAACCCTGGTCAGTGAATTATCCCCTGCTTCGGTACGGGGACGTATGGTTGTCCTGTTGGAAAGCTTTTGGGCCTGGGGATGGATTATCGCCGCTCTGGTATCATATTTATTAATCCCTCAGTATGGTTGGCGAATTGCTTTTTTAATTGGCGTGGCACCTGCCCTGTTTGCAGCCTACATGCGGAAAATAATACCTGAATCCCCCCGCTTCCTACAACAGGTGGGTCGTTATGAAGAAGCCGATGCCATTGTTAGTCGCTTGGAACAGGCGGCCGGTATCAAAACCGAGGTCAAGGATACCGGTACCGACTTGGTTAAGGAAAAGAAATTTCCCTTGGCAGAGCTGTGGTCAGATTCCCTTCGGCGTCGCACCTTAACCCTGTGGATCCTTTGGCTAGGGATTAATTTCGGCTATTACGGTTTTGTCACGTGGATTCCTACATTGCTGGTGGGCAAAGGGTTCTTAATCATAAAAAGTTTACAGTATGTATTAATCATGACTTTGGCGCAACTTCCTGGTTATTTTAGTGCTGCTTACTTAATAGAAGTAATTGGCCGCAAAGCTGTTCTTATTATCTACTTAACAGGCACTGCAGTGGCAGCATACTTTTTTGGCCAGAGCAGCACGGTGATTCAGATAATGATCTGGGGATGTTTTCTATACTTTTTTAGCCTTGGTGCCTGGGGTGCCGTATATGCCTATACCCCGGAGAATTATCCCACAAGGGCCAGGGGTACCGGTTCGGGATGGGCTGCCGCAGTGGGGCGGGTGGGTGCCATTGCCGCTCCCTATTTAGTGGGATTCATTTACCAGTCCCTGGGCAAAGAAAATGGATATATTTCTGTTTTTGTTATGCTTACTGCCGTTTTTGCTGTTACTGCCCTGGTTGTACTTATCCTGGGAGTAGAAACGCTGGAAAAACCATTGGAAGAATAA
- a CDS encoding BglII/BstYI family type II restriction endonuclease produces MRLKLQEVPYRSSEQILADKAAIKEEIVNLLTDPQIDLSTLSRPHFTDLLSKQLLANGWRPAIFSPTEYQLAKIEFVKDRVGLEVGFRHTSLIGPDLLKFQIASPYGLNKIDLALYIVTTKNFQKYIKTTYKHNWSGAMNFEKVDRYLRHFTNGIQVPVHVFVLDVI; encoded by the coding sequence ATGAGATTGAAGTTACAAGAGGTTCCCTACCGCTCATCTGAGCAGATACTGGCTGATAAAGCGGCCATTAAAGAAGAGATAGTAAACCTGTTAACGGATCCTCAAATTGATTTGTCCACTTTGTCTCGCCCTCACTTCACCGATTTACTCAGCAAACAATTACTGGCCAACGGCTGGCGGCCGGCTATCTTTAGCCCCACCGAATATCAATTGGCCAAAATTGAATTCGTCAAGGACCGGGTGGGCCTGGAAGTTGGCTTTCGTCATACCTCCCTTATCGGCCCAGACCTGCTTAAATTTCAAATAGCCTCACCTTATGGACTTAATAAAATTGATCTCGCCCTATATATCGTAACCACTAAAAACTTTCAGAAATATATCAAAACAACCTATAAACACAACTGGTCCGGTGCCATGAATTTTGAAAAAGTAGATCGCTATTTACGGCATTTTACCAACGGCATTCAGGTGCCGGTACATGTTTTTGTACTGGATGTGATTTAA
- the malQ gene encoding 4-alpha-glucanotransferase yields MRSNRTCGILLHPTSLPSRYGIGDLGQEAYDFVDFLHRSKQKMWQILPLNPPGYGQSPFQCFSAFAGNPLLISLDKLVEAGLLTHQDAAHTPVFSEEKVQFDPVAEYKYSLLRKAFGNFQTRPQSEAYIKFVQNTPWLKDYALFMSLKDYFGGVAWNHWDKAIALREKQALRRFENLLREEIAYYQFLQFIFFQQWQDLKAYANNKGIKIIGDLPIFISYDSSDAWANPRLFELDELGNPAKVAGVPPDYFSETGQLWGNPHYRWREMEKDDFKWWRERFKNLLAIVDVVRIDHFRGFEAYWEIPAGEETAINGRWVKGPGEKLFRSIQRHLGDIPVIAEDLGVITPEVEELKNKFNFPGMKILQFNLNPWEKEEFLPHNYEHHAVVYTGTHDNDTTLGWYQKITDPKHLKFLQEYLKLDKDHSEQDICWRMIELAYRTRTNTVIIPLQDVLCLGSEARMNFPGTVDGNWQWRFKKGSLTPAIAERLSRLAVSCHR; encoded by the coding sequence ATGAGATCTAACAGGACTTGCGGCATTCTTTTACATCCCACATCACTTCCATCAAGATACGGTATAGGCGATCTGGGTCAGGAGGCCTATGATTTTGTAGATTTTTTACATCGGAGTAAACAAAAAATGTGGCAAATACTGCCGCTGAACCCGCCGGGTTACGGCCAATCGCCCTTTCAATGTTTTTCCGCTTTTGCCGGGAATCCTTTACTGATAAGCCTTGACAAACTGGTGGAGGCAGGTTTGTTAACCCACCAGGATGCAGCCCATACCCCTGTCTTTTCTGAGGAGAAGGTTCAATTTGACCCGGTGGCAGAGTATAAATATAGTTTGCTGAGAAAGGCTTTTGGCAATTTTCAAACCAGACCCCAAAGTGAAGCCTACATCAAATTTGTGCAAAATACCCCCTGGTTAAAAGACTACGCCTTGTTTATGTCTCTGAAAGATTATTTTGGCGGTGTGGCCTGGAACCACTGGGATAAAGCCATCGCCCTGCGGGAAAAACAGGCCCTGCGGCGGTTTGAAAATTTGCTGCGGGAAGAAATTGCCTATTACCAATTTCTCCAGTTTATCTTTTTCCAACAGTGGCAGGACCTGAAAGCCTATGCCAACAATAAAGGCATCAAAATTATTGGTGATTTACCTATCTTTATTTCATATGACAGTAGCGATGCCTGGGCCAATCCTCGTCTATTTGAATTGGATGAGTTAGGTAACCCCGCCAAAGTGGCTGGAGTACCACCGGATTATTTCAGCGAGACCGGCCAACTATGGGGTAATCCCCATTACCGATGGCGTGAGATGGAGAAGGACGATTTTAAATGGTGGCGGGAAAGGTTCAAAAATTTGCTGGCCATTGTTGATGTGGTGCGCATTGATCACTTCCGGGGCTTTGAGGCCTACTGGGAGATACCGGCGGGAGAAGAAACCGCCATCAACGGCCGGTGGGTAAAAGGACCCGGGGAAAAATTATTCCGTTCCATTCAGCGGCACTTGGGAGATATTCCGGTGATTGCCGAAGACCTGGGAGTTATCACCCCCGAGGTAGAGGAACTAAAAAATAAATTTAACTTTCCAGGTATGAAAATACTGCAATTCAACCTCAATCCTTGGGAAAAGGAGGAGTTTTTGCCCCATAATTATGAGCACCATGCCGTAGTTTATACCGGCACCCACGATAACGACACCACCCTGGGTTGGTATCAAAAAATTACTGATCCCAAGCACCTCAAGTTTCTGCAGGAATACCTGAAATTGGATAAAGACCACTCGGAACAGGATATTTGCTGGAGGATGATCGAGTTAGCATACCGGACCAGGACCAACACCGTGATTATCCCGCTGCAGGATGTGTTATGTTTAGGCAGTGAGGCCAGGATGAATTTTCCCGGCACCGTGGATGGAAACTGGCAGTGGAGATTTAAAAAGGGCAGCCTAACCCCGGCCATTGCCGAAAGACTAAGCAGGTTAGCGGTATCCTGCCACCGCTAA
- a CDS encoding glycoside hydrolase family 13 protein, translating into MDKDWIFHDSHIAFFRSPFGAIPCQEKITVALEVTTTEPIDAVILRLWKYGNQEEKINMHLINRIGDKRIFQGQMAAPDTPGWLWYYFIVTVAGRTYYYGNNHANLGGIGQIWDHEPPSYQVTVYRKGTATPNWFKDAVMYQIFVDRFCNGHDEGKILSPKQHCIFYPHWEATPAYSRDPVTGKTVCYDFFGGNLLGVLKKLPYLKELGISVIYLNPIFEAPSSHKYDTADYKKVDTMFGDNELFRELCQRAREMGISIILDGVFSHTGSDSIYFNKEGRYPGPGAYQSKDSPYFPWYRFTKWPEEYDCWWGIDTLPNVNELEPSYQRFIIEDDDSVIKYWMRLGAKGWRLDVVDELPDIFVKKIRRAMKELDPDAVLIGEVWEDASNKISYGQMREYLLGDELDSVMNYPFRNILLDFFLGQRDARQTHLALMSLYENYPLHHFYSLMNLIGSHDVARALTILSEAPPEDTLTKEQQARVKLSEEQKKLGLARLKLLVLWQMTFPGVPCIYYGDEAGMYGYRDPLNRGTYPWGKENQKLLSWYKQVISLRNRYDVLRTGQWIPFYARSRVYGYIRKISGGRDVFNQAKKDNVAVVLFNADTREEARLSLDIGQWFKGTLADLLQEGQRIDVSSGQLRISLPPLAGKLFMDEA; encoded by the coding sequence ATGGATAAAGACTGGATTTTCCATGATTCCCATATTGCTTTCTTTCGCAGCCCCTTTGGGGCTATTCCTTGTCAGGAAAAGATTACGGTGGCCCTGGAAGTTACCACCACCGAGCCCATCGATGCAGTGATACTGCGGCTGTGGAAATATGGTAATCAGGAAGAAAAAATAAATATGCACCTGATCAACCGGATCGGTGACAAGCGCATCTTCCAGGGTCAAATGGCGGCCCCGGATACCCCAGGCTGGTTGTGGTATTACTTTATCGTCACTGTGGCCGGCCGGACGTATTATTATGGTAATAATCATGCTAACCTGGGGGGGATCGGCCAAATTTGGGATCACGAACCTCCTTCTTACCAGGTTACGGTTTATCGTAAAGGGACAGCCACCCCCAACTGGTTTAAAGATGCCGTGATGTATCAAATCTTTGTGGATCGCTTTTGTAACGGACACGATGAAGGGAAGATATTAAGCCCTAAACAGCACTGCATCTTTTATCCCCACTGGGAAGCCACCCCGGCTTATAGCCGGGACCCGGTAACCGGGAAAACAGTCTGCTATGACTTTTTTGGCGGTAATTTGCTGGGTGTTTTAAAGAAATTACCCTACCTGAAAGAGCTGGGTATCAGTGTTATTTATTTAAACCCTATTTTTGAGGCCCCCAGCAGCCACAAGTATGACACCGCCGATTATAAAAAAGTTGACACCATGTTTGGGGACAACGAGTTATTCCGGGAGCTTTGTCAAAGGGCCAGGGAAATGGGTATTTCCATTATCCTGGACGGGGTTTTCAGTCACACTGGCAGTGACAGTATTTATTTTAACAAGGAAGGGCGCTATCCCGGTCCGGGGGCCTACCAGTCTAAGGACTCGCCTTACTTTCCCTGGTACCGGTTCACTAAATGGCCCGAAGAGTATGACTGCTGGTGGGGCATTGACACTCTTCCCAACGTCAATGAACTGGAGCCCTCCTATCAGAGGTTTATTATTGAAGATGATGATAGCGTCATAAAATACTGGATGAGGTTGGGGGCTAAGGGCTGGCGGCTGGATGTGGTGGATGAATTGCCGGACATCTTTGTGAAAAAAATTCGCCGGGCCATGAAAGAACTAGACCCGGATGCTGTGCTCATCGGGGAGGTATGGGAAGATGCCTCCAATAAAATCAGTTACGGCCAGATGCGGGAGTACCTGTTGGGGGACGAATTGGACTCGGTGATGAACTATCCCTTTCGCAACATTCTGCTGGACTTTTTTTTAGGCCAACGGGATGCCCGACAAACACATTTGGCCCTAATGAGTCTGTACGAAAATTACCCTTTGCACCACTTCTACTCACTAATGAATTTAATTGGCAGTCACGATGTGGCCAGGGCATTAACCATACTAAGTGAAGCACCGCCGGAAGATACCCTGACTAAGGAGCAACAGGCCAGGGTTAAGTTAAGCGAAGAACAAAAAAAATTAGGTCTGGCCCGTTTAAAATTACTGGTCCTTTGGCAAATGACATTCCCAGGGGTGCCCTGTATTTATTATGGTGATGAAGCGGGCATGTATGGCTACCGTGATCCTTTAAACCGGGGGACCTATCCCTGGGGGAAGGAAAACCAGAAACTGCTTAGCTGGTACAAACAAGTCATATCTCTCCGTAACCGTTATGATGTATTACGAACAGGCCAATGGATTCCCTTTTATGCCCGGAGCAGGGTTTACGGTTATATCAGAAAAATCTCCGGGGGTCGGGATGTATTTAACCAGGCTAAAAAGGATAATGTGGCGGTGGTTTTGTTTAATGCCGATACCAGGGAGGAAGCCAGACTGTCCCTGGACATAGGCCAATGGTTTAAAGGAACATTAGCGGATTTATTGCAAGAAGGTCAGCGGATTGATGTTAGCAGTGGCCAACTGCGAATTTCCCTACCGCCACTGGCAGGAAAATTATTTATGGACGAGGCATAA
- the glgA gene encoding glycogen synthase GlgA: MVRVLFVASEGVPFVKTGGLADVIGSLPKELRKQGLDVRVMLPKYGDIPIHLKEKMVSIKKITIPVGWRQQYCGIEALNQEGVPFYFIDNEYYFKRPGLYGFYDEAERFAFFCRAVLESLPHLDFAPQIIHCHDWHTGMVSVLLKAHYKNHPFYQGIRTMFTIHNLQYQGVFPRSILGDLLNLGEEYFTIDGVEFYGQVSFMKGGLNFSDLLTTVSETYAREIQDPYYGERLDGLLRYRQKDLHGILNGIDYELYNPANDPLICAPYDWQSLNGKQVNKEKLQRILCLPPRQDVPVIAIVSRLVSQKGLDLVAHVLEEIMNMDVQLVVLGAGEKKYEQLFKDFALRYPDKLSTNLYFGNTLAHRIYAGADILLMPSRFEPCGLGQIIALRYGCLPLVRETGGLKDTILPYNRYTGAGNGFSFTNYNAHELLFTLQRAVELYQQPEIWFKLVVNAMQSDFSWYKSAQKYKDLYNRLNEM, from the coding sequence ATGGTGCGGGTACTTTTTGTGGCTTCGGAAGGGGTTCCCTTTGTAAAAACCGGTGGACTGGCCGATGTGATCGGGTCTTTGCCCAAGGAACTGCGTAAACAAGGCTTGGATGTGCGGGTAATGCTGCCTAAATATGGTGATATTCCCATTCACCTTAAGGAAAAAATGGTGAGTATTAAAAAAATAACTATTCCGGTGGGTTGGCGGCAACAGTATTGTGGTATAGAAGCGTTAAACCAGGAAGGAGTACCCTTTTATTTTATTGACAACGAGTATTATTTTAAACGGCCTGGTTTATATGGGTTTTATGACGAGGCCGAGCGTTTTGCCTTCTTTTGCCGGGCGGTGTTGGAGTCGCTGCCTCACCTGGACTTTGCGCCGCAAATCATCCATTGTCACGATTGGCACACCGGCATGGTCAGTGTATTGTTAAAGGCTCACTATAAGAATCATCCCTTTTATCAAGGGATACGCACTATGTTTACCATTCATAATTTACAGTACCAGGGAGTGTTTCCCCGAAGTATTCTGGGAGACTTATTGAACTTAGGTGAAGAATACTTCACCATTGATGGAGTGGAATTTTACGGGCAGGTCAGCTTTATGAAGGGAGGCCTTAATTTTTCCGATCTATTGACCACTGTCAGCGAAACCTATGCCCGGGAGATCCAGGATCCCTACTATGGTGAGCGGTTAGATGGGTTGTTAAGATATCGTCAAAAGGATTTACACGGGATACTTAACGGCATTGATTATGAACTGTATAATCCGGCCAATGACCCTTTGATTTGTGCTCCCTATGATTGGCAGTCATTGAACGGCAAACAAGTAAATAAAGAAAAACTGCAGCGAATTCTGTGTTTACCCCCGCGTCAGGACGTCCCCGTTATTGCCATTGTTTCCCGGTTGGTTAGTCAAAAGGGGCTGGATTTAGTGGCCCATGTGTTGGAAGAAATAATGAACATGGATGTACAACTGGTGGTGTTGGGTGCCGGTGAAAAGAAGTATGAGCAACTGTTTAAGGATTTCGCCTTACGTTATCCGGATAAACTTTCCACCAACCTATATTTTGGTAATACCCTGGCCCACCGAATTTATGCCGGTGCTGATATTTTGCTGATGCCGTCACGTTTTGAACCCTGCGGCTTGGGACAAATCATTGCCCTGCGTTACGGCTGCCTGCCGTTGGTACGGGAGACCGGGGGCCTCAAAGATACTATCCTGCCTTATAACAGATATACCGGTGCGGGAAATGGATTTAGTTTTACCAATTATAACGCTCACGAGTTGTTATTTACTCTGCAAAGGGCGGTGGAACTTTATCAGCAGCCGGAGATTTGGTTTAAGTTGGTGGTTAATGCCATGCAAAGTGATTTTAGCTGGTATAAATCCGCCCAAAAATATAAAGACTTGTATAATAGGTTAAATGAGATGTAA
- the glgD gene encoding glucose-1-phosphate adenylyltransferase subunit GlgD encodes MKDVMGIINLMENEEFLKEVTQHRPAAAIPIGGRYRMIDFILSNMVNSGIRNIGIIVQTKYRALMDHLGNGKDWDLDRKRDGLFYLPPAYFHYPLGIYRWDIRHFHSHLDYISYSRQKYVIISGSNMICNLDFRPAFNFHRQMQADITVLYKEEDALSKDLSQFTIIETAADGRIVDMAMQPDKISSTKVSMEMYIMEKSLLVELINRCSSRGECDLIKDGIIKNLDRLKIYGYPHQGYLAQINSIPSYFRHNMDLLNPAIWQQLFFKPGLIYTKVKDGAPTKYAGDSSVQNAIIANDCIIEGTVENSIIFRGVHIYRGAYVKDSIIMQKTTIAEDARVEYVIADKEVFITKGKHLKGEKDYPLVIKKKTVI; translated from the coding sequence ATGAAAGATGTAATGGGCATTATTAACCTGATGGAAAATGAAGAATTTCTCAAGGAAGTCACCCAGCACCGTCCTGCTGCGGCAATACCAATTGGCGGTAGGTATCGTATGATTGACTTTATCCTGTCCAACATGGTGAATTCCGGGATTAGAAATATTGGGATTATTGTCCAAACCAAATACCGGGCCTTAATGGACCACCTGGGTAACGGTAAGGATTGGGATTTGGACCGAAAAAGGGACGGGTTATTTTACTTGCCCCCGGCTTATTTTCATTATCCCCTGGGCATTTACCGCTGGGATATCAGGCATTTTCACAGCCATTTGGACTACATTTCTTATAGTCGGCAGAAATATGTGATTATTAGCGGCAGCAACATGATATGTAATTTAGATTTCCGCCCGGCCTTTAACTTTCACCGCCAGATGCAAGCCGATATTACTGTTTTGTATAAAGAAGAGGATGCTTTAAGTAAAGATTTGTCTCAGTTTACCATTATTGAAACTGCTGCGGACGGACGGATCGTGGATATGGCCATGCAACCGGACAAAATAAGCAGTACCAAAGTATCAATGGAAATGTATATTATGGAAAAGTCTTTGTTGGTGGAATTAATCAATAGGTGTTCTTCCCGGGGAGAGTGTGATTTAATTAAGGACGGCATTATCAAAAACCTGGATCGGTTAAAAATTTACGGATACCCACACCAGGGTTATTTGGCCCAAATTAACTCGATACCGAGCTATTTCCGGCACAACATGGATTTACTGAACCCCGCAATATGGCAGCAACTGTTTTTTAAGCCAGGGTTAATTTATACCAAAGTAAAAGACGGTGCACCAACCAAATACGCCGGGGATTCCAGTGTGCAAAACGCCATTATCGCCAACGATTGTATTATTGAAGGAACCGTGGAAAACAGCATTATTTTTAGGGGCGTACACATTTACCGGGGAGCTTATGTTAAAGACAGCATTATCATGCAAAAAACCACTATAGCAGAAGATGCCAGGGTGGAGTATGTCATTGCCGATAAAGAAGTGTTTATTACAAAGGGAAAACATCTAAAGGGCGAAAAAGATTATCCCCTTGTAATTAAAAAGAAAACAGTGATTTAG